The nucleotide sequence GAACGTATACCGGGAAATTATGAAAGCTATAGAGAAAGACACCCTAAAAACGAAGGAAAAGGATCAGGCTTAAAGGATAACGATAATAAACAGGAAGAAAAAAAGGTCAAAGGATATTATAAAGAAAAGAAAAAAACCAGATTTTCCTATAATGAGCAAAAAGAATATGATTCAATAGAGTCTGAAATAGATGAACTTCAGAGAAGATCTGATGAATTAGAAAAACTTATTACAGAAAATGCAAGAGATTTTATTAAATTAAATGAACTTACGGCTGAAAAAGAGAAAGTTGACAGCAGTCTGGAACAAAAAATAACAAGGTATCTTGAACTTGAGGAATTGCTTGAGTCTTTTAAGAACCTTTGAAAAGATCAAAATTCTTAAATTAGAAGTTAAATTTAGAATAATAATTTATAAACAATTAATTTTACGGCGTTATTATAGCGAGAAAATATTTCCTTAAAATAACAAATACTTGCACTTTGCAGGTATATGAATTAGAATAAAGGATGTGTATTTGTATGGAACGGAGAACATTAGAGGCATAAGTTCGATGTTTTACTAGTATGTTGGATAGGAGAATTCATTATGTTCAAAATTGTGAAGGCAGAGATGCTTGTCGAGAAGATATATCTTCTCGAAGTAGAGGCTCCGAGAATCGCACATACGTGTGAGCCGGGGCAGTTCGTTATAGTTCGTGCTGATGAGACAGGTGAAAGAATACCGCTTACAATATGTGACTATGACAGAGAACACGGCACCGTTACCCTCGTTATTCAGGTTATAGGTGCATCTTCGTACAAGATTTCCAAGTTAAAGACCGGAGACATGATGGCAGACATAACAGGACCACTTGGTGTGCCTTCAGAATTTGTAAACGAACCCATAGAGGAAGTAAGGAAGAGAAATTACCTTTTCGTTTGCGGAGGACTTGGAACAGCTCCGGTTCTTCCACAGATCAAATGGATGAGAGATCACGATGTATCTTTTGATGTTATCGTTGGTACAAAGAGTCATTCTACACTTATTCTTGAGAAAGAATTTGAAGAAGTTGCAGGAGAGCATTATTTTATAACAACTGATGACGGATCATATAAGAGATCCGGAATGGTTACCGTTTGCATGGAAGATCTCATTGGAAACGAAAAGAGACATTATGACATTTGCGTAGCTATTGGACCTATGATCATGATGAAATTCGCTTCCCAGACTTCACTTAAATATGGAATTCATACAATTGTTTCAATGAATCCGATAATGGTTGATGGTACAGGAATGTGCGGAGCTTGCAGACTTATAGTTGATGGTGAGGTTAAGTTTGCATGCGTTGACGGTCCTGAATTTGATGCTGCAAAGGTTGATTTTGATGCAGCTATGAAACGTATGGCACTTTATAAGACCGAAGAAGGAAGAGCATACCTTGAGGCAACTGAGGGTGATACCCATCATGGTGGATGCGGACATTGTTCATAATCTTATCGATTAATCATTGAGACAAGGAGAAAAAATAATGGCTATAGATATGACAAAAAAAGTTCCTGTCAGAGAGCAGGAGCCAAAGGTCAGAGCAACTAACTTCGACGAAGTTTGCCTTGGCTATAATAAAGAAGAAGCTATGGACGAAGCACAGAGATGCCTTAACTGCAAGAATCCAAGATGTGTTGAGGGATGTCCTGTTTCTATTAATATTCCTGGATTTATTCAGGAAGTAAAGAATGGTGATTTCAAGAAAGCATCCGAGATCATTGCTGAATCTTCAGCACTTCCTGCTGTTTGCGGACGTGTTTGTCCTCAGGAAAGCCAGTGTGAAGGTCAGTGCGTACGTGGTATAAAAGGTGAGTCTGTTTCAATAGGTAAGCTTGAGAGATTTGTTGCAGACTGGGCACGTGAAAATGGAATCAAACCAGAGGTAAAGGCTGAAAAGAAAAATAAAAAGGTTGCTGTTATCGGATCAGGTCCTTCCGGACTTACATGTGCAGGCGATCTTGCTAAAATGGGATATGATGTTACCATTTTTGAGGCTCTTCATAAAGCAGGTGGAGTTTTAGTTTATGGTATTCCTGAATTCAGACTTCCAAAGGACAAGGTTGTTCAGCCTGAAATTGATAATGTAAAGGCACTTGGAGTTAAAATCGAGACTGATGTAGTTATTGGTAAGTCAACAACTATTGATGCTCTTCTTGAGGATGAGGGATTTGATGCTGTATATGTTGGATCAGGTGCCGGTCTTCCAAGATTCATGGGAATACCTGGAGAGCAGGCTCTTGGTGTGTATTCAGCAAATGAATTCCTTACAAGAAATAATCTTATGAAGGCTTATCGTGATGATTATGATACACCGATAGCAAGAGGCAAAAAGGTTGTTGTAGTAGGTGGCGGTAATGTGGCAATGGATGCCGCACGTACAGCTCTCAGACTTGGCGCTGAGGTACATGTTGTATATCGTCGTTCCGAAGCAGAACTTCCGGCTAGAGCTGAAGAAGTTCATCATGCAAAGGAAGAGGGAATTATATTTGATCTTTTACAGAATCCTACAGAAATCCTTGAGGATGAAAAAGGTTGGGTAAAAGGTATCAGAGTAATAAAGATGGAACTTGGTGAACCTGATGAATCTGGAAGAAGAAGACCAGTAGAAATTGAAGGTTCAGAGTATGAGATTGAATGTGATACTGTGATCATGTCACTTGGAACTTCACCTAATCCACTTATTTCTTCTACTACTAAAGGTCTTGAGATCAACAGACGTAAATGTATCATAGCAGATGAAGAAACCGGTGCTACATCAAAAGATGGTGTTTATGCCGGAGGAGATGCTGTTACAGGAGCTGCTACAGTTATTCTTGCTATGGGTGCAGGAAAAGCTGCAGCAAAGGGAATAGATGAATTTCTTTCAAAAGTTGATTAAATAAAATTTTCGGAGGACTTACTTTATGTTTTGCCCAAAATGTGGACTTGAATATAGGGATGGTTTTAGTGAATGTGCTTATTGTCATGTAGCTCTTGTAGATGAAATGCCTGATTTATCAGATGGATCAGAAGAATCTTCTGCGGATTTATTTGTTGGAGAAAAGGATTCGGAAGTAAACACTGGTAAAGAAGCTAATGAAGAAAAAACAGATGCAGAAGCTCCATTAAAACCTTACAGAAGTGCTGAGGAACAGGCAGCTGATATGAAGTCCTCCGGATTAACTTTACTTTTTGTATCTATTATTGGATTTGCATTTCTTGTGTTATGCTATACAGGTGCGCTTCCGATTTATTTTTCAGGAATCGGGGCTGTTATTACATATACTGTAATGGGTGCGCTTTTTCTGATATTCTTTGTTTCAGGAGTTAAAGCTCTTAAAAAGGTTAATACTCTTGAGGAAGATGCTGTTCGTGAAAATGAAAAAACAGAGGAGATTAGCAGTTGGTTTAGCGAGAGCTATAGCGCAGAAGTGATTGACCAGGCACTTAATGTCGATGATCCCGAGGCAGATGGTGGAGATAGATATTTTGACAGGATCAGTTACATGAAAAATGAAATAAATAATCGTTTTATGGATTTGGATCCTCAATTTGTTGATTATATTGTTGAGAATCTGTATGCAGATATTTTTGGTGACAAATGAAAATAACAGTTCTTTGTGCCGGAAAAATTAAAGAAAAATTTTATCAGGACGCGATAGCCGAGTATAATAAACGGCTGTCGCGTTATTGTAAGTCTGCAGTGATTGAAGTTGCTGACGGACCTGATATGTATGCGGAAGCAGAGCGCTTTTTAGCACGTTTGCCAGAGGATGCATATATTATTACTCTTGAGATTGGCGGAAAAAAATTAAATTCAGTCGAATTGTCAGAAAAGATTGAAAAGCTTGGAATCGAAGGAAAAAGTCATATTTGTTTTATTATCGGAGGTTCTGATGGTTTGGCAGAAGCTGTTTTAAAAAAGTCTGATTTTGCTTTAAGTTTTTCGGATATGACATTTCCTCATCAATTAATGAGGGTTATTTTATTCGAGCAGATTTATCGTTCATTTAAGATTATTGCAAATGAACCTTATCATAAATAATTACAGGAAGGGCTTTTTAGCTTTTTAATAATTACTAACTATGGAAAACAACGTTATCAGAACAATGCAGGATATATCAGAAGAAGATTTAAGAAATATATTCGGTCAGTTCGATAGATTTGAAAAAATTATAGAAGATGAGTGCAAAGTTGATATTATTCTTAGAGACGGTGTTGTTAAGATCATCGGAAGCAGGAATGGGAGCGACAGAGCATATAAGATACTTGAACGTCTTTTGAAAAAATCAATTTCAGGTGAGATTATCGAGGAACAAAACGTGAATTACGTAATTGATACGGAAAGAGAAGCAGAAGAGAATTCAGATGCTTTTGATCAGATAGATAAAGATGTAATATGTCATACAATACAGGGGAAACCTGTTAAGCCTAAAACTTTGGGGCAGATGAAATATGTTGATGCTATCAGGAATCAGATGATAGTATTTGGCATTGGTCCTGCTGGTACAGGTAAAACTTACCTTGCAATGGCAATGGCTATAATGGCTTTTAAGAATGAAGAGGTTAGCAGAATCATACTTACAAGACCTGCAATTGAAGCAGGTGAGAAGCTTGGATTTTTGCCAGGTGATCTTCAGAGTAAAGTTGATCCGTATCTAAGACCTCTTTATGATGCGCTTTATCAGATAATGGGTGCCGAATCCTTTCAAAAAAATATGGAAAAGGGGCTTATAGAAGTTGCACCCTTAGCGTATATGAGAGGAAGAACACTTGATAATGCGTATATAATATTGGATGAAGCTCAGAATACAACACCGGCTCAGATGAAAATGTTTCTTACGAGAATTGGATTTGGGTCCAAAGTTGTAATTACTGGAGATAAAACACAGAAAGATTTGGCTGCAAATACAGTTTCAGGACTTGATGTCGCAGAAAGTGTTCTCGGAAAGATAAATGATATTTCTTTCATATATCTTTCTTCTAAGGATGTTGTGCGTCATCCGCTTGTTCAGAAGATTGTAAAAGCGTACGAGGAATACGAGACTAAACACATAAATTCGGGCAGCGACAAAAGCAGGAGGGGCCATGTTAGTAAGCACCGTAATAAGTGATTTAGTACTTTTGATAATTTCCATAGGTATGTTTTGCTATACTTTGGATGTTTTAAAGGATAATAAGGCAAAAAAGAATGCGGAAATTACACTGATTATTGGAATAGTTTTATGCATTGCCGGTTTTTGGAGCCCTGAGTTCATTTTTCCATTCCATGCATTGGCGCTGATATACA is from Lachnospiraceae bacterium C1.1 and encodes:
- a CDS encoding sulfide/dihydroorotate dehydrogenase-like FAD/NAD-binding protein translates to MFKIVKAEMLVEKIYLLEVEAPRIAHTCEPGQFVIVRADETGERIPLTICDYDREHGTVTLVIQVIGASSYKISKLKTGDMMADITGPLGVPSEFVNEPIEEVRKRNYLFVCGGLGTAPVLPQIKWMRDHDVSFDVIVGTKSHSTLILEKEFEEVAGEHYFITTDDGSYKRSGMVTVCMEDLIGNEKRHYDICVAIGPMIMMKFASQTSLKYGIHTIVSMNPIMVDGTGMCGACRLIVDGEVKFACVDGPEFDAAKVDFDAAMKRMALYKTEEGRAYLEATEGDTHHGGCGHCS
- the gltA gene encoding NADPH-dependent glutamate synthase, which encodes MAIDMTKKVPVREQEPKVRATNFDEVCLGYNKEEAMDEAQRCLNCKNPRCVEGCPVSINIPGFIQEVKNGDFKKASEIIAESSALPAVCGRVCPQESQCEGQCVRGIKGESVSIGKLERFVADWARENGIKPEVKAEKKNKKVAVIGSGPSGLTCAGDLAKMGYDVTIFEALHKAGGVLVYGIPEFRLPKDKVVQPEIDNVKALGVKIETDVVIGKSTTIDALLEDEGFDAVYVGSGAGLPRFMGIPGEQALGVYSANEFLTRNNLMKAYRDDYDTPIARGKKVVVVGGGNVAMDAARTALRLGAEVHVVYRRSEAELPARAEEVHHAKEEGIIFDLLQNPTEILEDEKGWVKGIRVIKMELGEPDESGRRRPVEIEGSEYEIECDTVIMSLGTSPNPLISSTTKGLEINRRKCIIADEETGATSKDGVYAGGDAVTGAATVILAMGAGKAAAKGIDEFLSKVD
- a CDS encoding zinc ribbon domain-containing protein; the protein is MFCPKCGLEYRDGFSECAYCHVALVDEMPDLSDGSEESSADLFVGEKDSEVNTGKEANEEKTDAEAPLKPYRSAEEQAADMKSSGLTLLFVSIIGFAFLVLCYTGALPIYFSGIGAVITYTVMGALFLIFFVSGVKALKKVNTLEEDAVRENEKTEEISSWFSESYSAEVIDQALNVDDPEADGGDRYFDRISYMKNEINNRFMDLDPQFVDYIVENLYADIFGDK
- the rlmH gene encoding 23S rRNA (pseudouridine(1915)-N(3))-methyltransferase RlmH — translated: MKITVLCAGKIKEKFYQDAIAEYNKRLSRYCKSAVIEVADGPDMYAEAERFLARLPEDAYIITLEIGGKKLNSVELSEKIEKLGIEGKSHICFIIGGSDGLAEAVLKKSDFALSFSDMTFPHQLMRVILFEQIYRSFKIIANEPYHK
- a CDS encoding PhoH family protein — translated: MENNVIRTMQDISEEDLRNIFGQFDRFEKIIEDECKVDIILRDGVVKIIGSRNGSDRAYKILERLLKKSISGEIIEEQNVNYVIDTEREAEENSDAFDQIDKDVICHTIQGKPVKPKTLGQMKYVDAIRNQMIVFGIGPAGTGKTYLAMAMAIMAFKNEEVSRIILTRPAIEAGEKLGFLPGDLQSKVDPYLRPLYDALYQIMGAESFQKNMEKGLIEVAPLAYMRGRTLDNAYIILDEAQNTTPAQMKMFLTRIGFGSKVVITGDKTQKDLAANTVSGLDVAESVLGKINDISFIYLSSKDVVRHPLVQKIVKAYEEYETKHINSGSDKSRRGHVSKHRNK